In the genome of Anomalospiza imberbis isolate Cuckoo-Finch-1a 21T00152 chromosome 29, ASM3175350v1, whole genome shotgun sequence, one region contains:
- the CA14 gene encoding carbonic anhydrase 14, producing the protein MLSVLLLLGGLAPALPAGPHWTYEAPSCRAQGTHGCPPRPRGLAFVPALPAGKNIPSRLTRPLGMSPASRFGGHRGRFGSRGPRWVKQRLGRGEGRVPPGAGSPAGPHGQQHWHEGHAECGGRAQSPIDIATARAQPDPSLPPLRPEGYERPESPQLTLANNGHTAVLALPPSLRLRGLPHAFAALQLHFHWGRPGRAAGAEHLLDGHRAPAEMHVVHFDAERFADASAAQQQPGGLAVLGVLLEVGDDPHPAYDNILRHLGSIRYAGQTVAIPSFSIRDLLPAQLERYYRYNGSLTTPPCFQSVLWTLFPQPVRISRAQLEQLQGSLYSTEEGEPEEPQLLVDNFRAPQELNQRLVLASFPREPEGYSTGEVIAIIFGAVAGCVGLFLAVHFGAKRMRARRAQAQDVVFKASSRRSPMDAGHSR; encoded by the exons ATGCTgagtgtgctgctgctcctggggggcCTGGCCCCCGCCCTGCCCGCTG GTCCCCACTGGACGTACGAGG CCCCGTCCTGCCGGGCCCAGGGGACCCATGGgtgccccccccggccccgcgggctCGCCTTTGTCCCCGCTCTCCCGGCTGGAAAAAATATCCCCAGCAGATTAACAAGGCCCTTGGGAATGTCACCCGCGTCCCGGTTTGGGGGGCACCGAGGGCGTTTTGGGTCACGGGGCCCCCGCTGGGTGAAGCAGCGCCTGGGGCGAGGTGAGGGGAGGGTCCCACCCGGGGCCGGGTCCCCCGCAGGTCCCCACgggcagcagcactggcacGAGGGACACGCGGAGTGCGGGGGCCGGGCGCAGTCACCCATCGACATCGCGACAGCGCGGGCACAGCCGGACCCGTCCCTGCCGCCGCTGCGGCCCGAGGGCTACGAGCGCCCCGAGAGCCCGCAGCTGACCCTCGCCAACAACGGCCACACCG ccgtgctggcactgccaccgtcCCTGCGGCTCCGGGGGCTGCCCCACGCCTTCGCTGCCCTTCAGCTCCACTTCCACTggggccggcccggccgcgccgctGGCGCTGAGCACCTGCTGGACGGGCACCGTGCCCCCGCCGAG ATGCACGTGGTGCACTTCGATGCCGAGCGTTTCGCCGACGCCAGCGCGGCGCAGCAGCAACCGGGCGGGCTGGCCGTGCTCGGCGTCCTCCTGGAG GTGGGAGATGACCCCCACCCCGCCTACGACAACATCCTGAGGCATCTCGGCAGCATCCGCTACGCAG GGCAGACGGTGGCCATCCCCTCCTTCAGCATCCGGGACCTGCTGCCCGCGCAGCTGGAGCGCTACTACCGCTACAACGGGTCCCTGACCACCCCGCCCTGCTTCCAGAGCGTCCTCTGGACCCTCTTCCCGCAGCCCGTCCGCATCAGCCGGGCCCAG ctggagcagctccagggaagcCTTTACTCCACGGAGGAGGGCGAGCCGGAGGAGCCCCAGCTCCTGGTGGACAATTTCCGGGCCCCGCAGGAGCTGAACCAGCGCCTGGTGCTCGCGTCCTTCCCCAGGG AGCCAGAGGGATATTCCACAG GTGAGGTCATCGCCATCATCTTCGGCGCGGTCGCCGGCTGCGTCGGCCTCTTCCTCGCCGTCCACTTCGGGGCCAAGCGGATGCG CGCGAGGCGGGCGCAGGCACAGGACGTGGTGTTCAAGGCTTCCTCCCGCCGCTCGCCCATGGACGCTGGACACTCCCGctga
- the MRPS21 gene encoding small ribosomal subunit protein bS21m, whose product MANHLRFVGRTVMVQNGNVEAAYGVLNRILVQDGVAEAVRRSRYYEKPSQARRRRAFEACRRVYSAEMARRIAFLARSGRRDPWTGC is encoded by the exons ATGGCGAACCACCTGCGCTTCGTGGGCCGCACGGTGATGGTGCAGAACGGAAACGTGGAGGCGGCGTACGGCGTCCTGAACAG GATCCTGGTGCAGGACGGCGTGGCCGAGGCGGTGCGGCGCTCCCGGTACTACGAGAAGCCGAGCcaggcgcggcggcggcgggcgtTCGAGGCGTGCCGGCGGGTGTACAGCGCCGAGATGGCGCGCAGGATCGCCTTCCTGGCGCGGAGCGGCCGCCGGGACCCGTGGACGGGCTGCTGA
- the APH1A gene encoding gamma-secretase subunit APH-1A isoform X2, whose product MGAAVLLGCAAIALGPAAALVLLTVAAEPLLVVVLLAGKADEGLASLSKDGRSPLSLRQMAYVAGLSFGIISGVFSITNILADSAGPGTVGIHGDSPYYFITSAFLTMALVLLHTFWGIIFFDACERRRAGGLGLVVGSHLLTSGLTFLNPWYEASLGPIFILTLCTGLWAFSTAGGSFRNVLKCLSCKQEPEGQAMLYSALQVPPEG is encoded by the exons ATGGGCGCCGCCGTGCTCCTGGGCTGCGCCGCGATCGCGCTGGGGCCCGCGGCCGCGCTCGTGCTGCTGACGGTGGCGGCGGAGCCGCTGCTCGTCGTCGTGCTGCTGGCGGG GAAGGCGGATGAAGGGCTGGCGAGCCTCAGCAAGGATGGGCGGTCCCCGCTCTCCCTGCGGCAGATGGCTTACG TGGCTGGGCTCTCCTTTGGCATCATCAGTGGCGTCTTCTCCATCACCAACATCCTGGCAGACTCCGCGGGGCCGGGCACCGTCGGCATCCACGGGGACTCCCCGTACTACTTCATCACCTCTG CCTTCCTCACCAtggccctggtgctgctccacACCTTTTGGGGCATCATCTTCTTCGACGCCTGCgagcggcgccgcgccgggggccTGGGGCTGGTGGTGGGCAGCCACCTGCTCACCTCAGGGCTG aCCTTCCTGAACCCGTGGTACGAGGCCAGCCTGGGCCCCATCTTCATCCTCACGCTCTGCACCGGCCTCTGGGCCTTCAGCACCGCTGGTGGCTCCTTCCGCAACGTCCTCAAGTGCCTCTCCT GTAAGCAGGAGCCTGAGGGCCAGGCCATGCTCTACTCGGCGCTGCAGGTGCCTCCTGAGGGGTGA
- the APH1A gene encoding gamma-secretase subunit APH-1A isoform X1, translated as MGAAVLLGCAAIALGPAAALVLLTVAAEPLLVVVLLAGAFFWLLSLLAASLLWAVSVRLSGREDAALLPLGAAAAVLLQELCRFACFKMLKKADEGLASLSKDGRSPLSLRQMAYVAGLSFGIISGVFSITNILADSAGPGTVGIHGDSPYYFITSAFLTMALVLLHTFWGIIFFDACERRRAGGLGLVVGSHLLTSGLTFLNPWYEASLGPIFILTLCTGLWAFSTAGGSFRNVLKCLSCKQEPEGQAMLYSALQVPPEG; from the exons ATGGGCGCCGCCGTGCTCCTGGGCTGCGCCGCGATCGCGCTGGGGCCCGCGGCCGCGCTCGTGCTGCTGACGGTGGCGGCGGAGCCGCTGCTCGTCGTCGTGCTGCTGGCGGG GGCGTTTTTCTGGCTGCTGTCGCTGCTCGCGGCCTCGCTGCTCTGGGCCGTGTCGGTGCGGCTCAGCGGGCGGGAGGAcgcggcgctgctgccgctcggggccgccgccgccgtgctgctgcaggagctctgcaggTTCGCCTGCTTCAAAATGCTCAA GAAGGCGGATGAAGGGCTGGCGAGCCTCAGCAAGGATGGGCGGTCCCCGCTCTCCCTGCGGCAGATGGCTTACG TGGCTGGGCTCTCCTTTGGCATCATCAGTGGCGTCTTCTCCATCACCAACATCCTGGCAGACTCCGCGGGGCCGGGCACCGTCGGCATCCACGGGGACTCCCCGTACTACTTCATCACCTCTG CCTTCCTCACCAtggccctggtgctgctccacACCTTTTGGGGCATCATCTTCTTCGACGCCTGCgagcggcgccgcgccgggggccTGGGGCTGGTGGTGGGCAGCCACCTGCTCACCTCAGGGCTG aCCTTCCTGAACCCGTGGTACGAGGCCAGCCTGGGCCCCATCTTCATCCTCACGCTCTGCACCGGCCTCTGGGCCTTCAGCACCGCTGGTGGCTCCTTCCGCAACGTCCTCAAGTGCCTCTCCT GTAAGCAGGAGCCTGAGGGCCAGGCCATGCTCTACTCGGCGCTGCAGGTGCCTCCTGAGGGGTGA
- the CIART gene encoding circadian-associated transcriptional repressor yields the protein MEPPARTCSCGSPASDSEAEAGSPPRSPPKPERSRKRPGGLERAPPESPPSPRGGKRPRKRDGGDVPPSDGDRLFAQKCRELRGFIRPLAELLEGLRRGRYDRGLSSFQQSVAMDRLQRIIGVLQKPEMGARYLGTLLQVEAMLRLWFPHVAPKPALDPAPPAAPPRRRPPAGPPGAPRCRRLPGDVPLASPAGTLQQRGSPRCQAGTPESPPAPDV from the exons ATGGAGCCCCCCGCCCGTACCTGCTCCTGCGGCTCCCCTGCCTCTGACAgcgaggccgaggccggcagccccccccggagcccccccaaacccgAGCGCAGCCGCAAGCGCCCGGGGGGGCTGGAGCGAGCGCCCCCCGAATCGCCGCCGTCACCCCGCGGGGGGAAGCGCCCGCGGAAACGGGACGGGGGGGATGTCCCTCCCAGCGATGGCGATCGCCTCTTTGCCCAAAAG TGCCGGGAGCTCCGGGGCTTCATCCGGccgctggcagagctgctggaggggctgcggcggggccgCTACGACAGAG ggctgagcagcttccagcagagcGTGGCCATGGACCGGCTCCAGCGGATCATCGGGGTCCTGCAGAAGCCAGAAATGGG TGCCCGCTACCTGGGGACGCTGCTGCAGGTGGAGGCGATGCTGCGGCTCTGGTTCCCCCACGTCGCCCCCAAACCCGCGCTGGACCCGGCCCCCCCCGCGGCtcccccgcgccgccgcccccccgccggtccccccggggccccccggtgccgccgccTGCCCGGGGACGTCCCCCTCGCCAGCCCCGCGGGGACGTTACAGCAGCGGGGGTCCCCCCGGTGCCAGGCCGGGACCCCCGAGTCCCCCCCGGCGCCGGACGTGTGA